One window from the genome of Spirochaetota bacterium encodes:
- a CDS encoding tetratricopeptide repeat protein, producing MSRKNIAILLFLFCTVFLYGQEPVKQQQKNAIYYNKKGWESLQSGNAYSAIVAFQNALAQNPKYKEALLGLGYSYLQTEGYNESVKLFEAVLKLYPNNEQALLGIAKAYTGLGRYREAMKLYDTLNELSYTNNESRFGMAYLYYKMGKMLWAKRLLDRILQNDPYYYDALLLYAEIKAKDKRIDDAMVFVKKAIDAKETYPDAFVKLAELLYLKYFYSGDRAYLNQAIDELQKALIINKTHLQANRDMGYLLYVQGDYQNAISYYEAIVTNYSHIASNEIFYNLGLMYEYKGDINQALKYYEKALAKDNLNSLIGLKMRQLSLLEHIKTGHPVRIQSSNDDFNSSQELRKKGFPDLSQYFVRLSLALNPNNTIARQELMRIYEXLGYFELYYDEIKKMHTLNPTQKTQDMMSIAVMKRRDKLFFRLGYDKEELPRDVPMVLVLNFNPDVAVPVFADAGTVIANSINFAMGQFGRYRNFPLSQRQEIVAKFPSNNLDDILDTLNSKINSNEIPFISYLLYGEYTISGRYIEVHAKLMDIKTGVVVAQYTASDNSKYSLQTISLDIAKKLYSTIPYWGKILSYSDETVVVNLGSIDGIEIDSMLETFVDNDDTIDTEKPRKKVVLQVKEVDTRVLLAKPLNSKDIDLLSKGQEVYPIEKRRAKKIK from the coding sequence ATGAGCAGAAAAAATATCGCTATACTACTTTTTCTTTTCTGTACGGTTTTTCTTTATGGACAGGAACCGGTAAAACAACAGCAGAAAAATGCTATTTATTATAATAAAAAGGGCTGGGAAAGCCTGCAATCAGGCAATGCATATTCCGCAATAGTTGCATTTCAGAATGCCCTTGCACAAAATCCAAAATATAAAGAAGCACTGCTAGGGCTAGGATATTCATACCTGCAAACTGAAGGCTACAATGAATCAGTGAAACTATTTGAAGCGGTGCTAAAACTTTATCCTAATAATGAGCAAGCGCTACTTGGAATTGCAAAGGCGTATACTGGTTTAGGTCGTTACCGTGAAGCTATGAAACTGTACGATACATTAAATGAGCTATCGTACACAAATAATGAATCACGCTTTGGTATGGCATATCTATATTACAAAATGGGCAAAATGCTCTGGGCAAAGCGCCTTCTTGATCGCATTTTGCAAAATGATCCGTATTATTATGATGCGCTGTTATTATATGCTGAAATAAAGGCAAAAGACAAACGTATTGATGATGCAATGGTTTTTGTAAAAAAAGCTATTGATGCAAAAGAAACATATCCTGATGCCTTTGTTAAGCTTGCTGAATTATTGTATCTCAAATATTTTTATTCTGGTGACAGAGCCTATCTCAATCAGGCCATTGACGAATTACAGAAAGCATTAATAATAAACAAAACGCATCTTCAGGCAAATCGCGATATGGGATATTTATTGTATGTTCAGGGGGATTATCAAAATGCAATATCATACTATGAGGCGATAGTTACTAATTATTCACACATTGCCAGCAATGAAATCTTTTATAATCTTGGTTTAATGTATGAGTATAAAGGCGATATCAATCAAGCACTGAAATATTACGAAAAAGCGTTAGCAAAAGACAACCTTAACAGCCTTATTGGTTTGAAGATGCGGCAGCTAAGTTTACTTGAACACATAAAAACAGGCCATCCTGTGCGTATACAGAGCAGTAACGATGATTTTAATTCCTCCCAGGAACTGAGAAAAAAGGGATTCCCTGATTTATCTCAGTATTTTGTGCGATTGTCATTGGCATTGAATCCTAATAATACCATCGCTCGTCAGGAGCTTATGCGCATTTATGAAANACTAGGATATTTTGAACTGTACTATGATGAAATCAAAAAAATGCACACTCTGAATCCTACACAAAAAACGCAGGATATGATGAGTATTGCAGTAATGAAACGAAGGGACAAATTATTTTTCCGGCTGGGCTATGATAAAGAAGAATTACCACGTGATGTGCCTATGGTGTTAGTTCTCAATTTTAACCCAGATGTTGCAGTGCCGGTATTTGCCGATGCAGGTACTGTTATTGCTAATTCAATAAACTTTGCAATGGGACAATTTGGAAGATATAGAAATTTCCCTTTATCGCAGCGCCAAGAAATTGTTGCAAAATTTCCATCTAATAATTTAGACGATATACTTGATACTCTTAATAGTAAGATTAATTCAAACGAAATTCCTTTCATATCCTATCTCTTATATGGAGAATATACTATTTCAGGTAGATATATTGAAGTTCATGCAAAACTTATGGATATAAAAACTGGGGTGGTAGTTGCTCAATATACTGCATCAGATAATAGCAAGTATTCGTTACAGACAATTTCACTAGATATTGCAAAAAAATTATATTCTACCATACCGTATTGGGGTAAAATCTTATCCTATTCCGATGAAACGGTTGTAGTTAACTTAGGCAGCATAGACGGCATTGAAATAGATAGCATGCTTGAAACCTTTGTCGATAACGATGATACGATTGATACAGAAAAACCACGTAAAAAAGTGGTATTGCAGGTTAAAGAGGTAGACACAAGAGTACTTTTAGCTAAACCTCTTAACTCAAAGGATATTGATTTACTGTCAAAAGGCCAGGAAGTATATCCTATTGAAAAGCGCCGTGCAAAAAAGATAAAATAA